The following DNA comes from Cheilinus undulatus linkage group 4, ASM1832078v1, whole genome shotgun sequence.
GTTCAAGGTGGGAGACAGGAAACACCAGCAGAACCCCCCACATCCACACAGACCCTCTCCTCTCAAGGCTTTCTTCCTCCCTCCCCCAACCCcctctggtgaactctctggacTCTGTGCCCCCACCCCCACCACTGGAGTGCAGTCCCCCCAACTGAGGTTTGCTGCCCCCTCCCCCACATGACTGTAACCACTGGCCAGGTTAAGAGACAGTTGGAAAGACTCCACCTCATCAAGGCTCCAGGCCCTGATGGCATCAGCTCCAGGTTTCTGAAGACCTGTTCCAGCTAGCTGTCTCCTGTTCTTCAACATCTCTTCAACCAGAGCCTGTGCCAGGAGAGGATACCAGTACTGTGGAAGACATCCTGCCTGGTACTGGTACCCAAGAAGACGTCACCATCCGACCCCAAGGACTACCGGCCGGTCGCTCTCACATCACATATGATGAAGGTGCTGGAGAGGCTGGTCTTGACCCACATCAGGCCGCTGGTGAGACCATCCATGGACCCTCTACAGTTTGCCTACCAGCCACAACTGGGGGTTGATGATGCCACCATCTACCTGCTGCTCACTCACACCTAGAGGGCAACGGATGCACTGTGAGAATCACCTTCTTTGATTTCTCCAGTGCATTCAACACCATCCAGcctcacctgctgagtgagAAGCTGAAGATGATGGGTGTGGACTCGTCCATCAACTCCTAGATTACTGACTACCTGGCAGACAGACCACAGTTTGTCCGACTGGGCAGTGTTCAGCCTGGTGTCATGGAAAGTAGTACAGGAGCTCCTCAGGGGACTGGGATATCTCCTTTGCATTTCACCTTGTACACCTCAGACTTCCTGTACAAGTCCGGGCCATGCCATCTGCAGAAGTTTTCTGATGACTCTGCAGTGGTGGGGTGTTTAAGTGAtgggagagaggaggagtgCAGAGCGCTGGTGGACAGCTTTGTGGAGTGGACAGGGAGAAATCACCTGCTTCTGAACGTGGCCAAGACCAGAGAGCTGGTGATAGATTTCAGTAGGAAGAGGACAGCTTCACCACCGCTGTGCATCCAGGGGGAGGACATCGCCGTGGTGGAGGAGTACAAGTACCTGGGGATGAGCAGACTCTATTTCCTGAGGAATCTGAGCTCTTTCAACATGTGCAGCAAGACGTTGGAGATCTTCTACTAGTCTGTTGTCGCCAGTGCTCTGTACTTTGCAGTGGTCTTCTGGGAGAGCAGCATTGGAGGGGAGACCAAAAGACTAGGGAAGCTGATTAAGAGAGCCGGCTCAGTGACTGGCTGCAAACGTGACACTTTTGTGGTGGTGTCAGAGAGGAAGACTCTAATAACTGTTATCCATCATGGATAACCCTGACCACCCTCTGCACCACCTGCTGGACAGACAGCAGAGTACTTTCTCTAACAGACTGGTGAAGCTCCACTGCTGCAAGGACAGATACAGGAAATCCTTCTTTCCCCAAGCAATAACTGTCTTTAACAGTTCACCTCTGTCCATCAGAGTGCTCCCATCCTGACCATCCGCTTCCTTTCTTAAATGCCGCTTCTTGCCCTGGTCACGTGACCAGactcttcttcttcattttcattttttgtcgTTAGTCAAACAGTGAATTTGACCAGTAGTACCCCTCTGTGGtgaattttagaaaaaaatacaacatgctaatataaaaatcctttttttttttttcaacaaatgttgaattaaaataaaatattatgtTCAATTAGAAAATAAGCGACTGAAAATTTAAGATGACTTGTCATGTAAATAGTATTTAGGCCCTGGACTACTAGGGGCCCCTGAACACATAACTAACTTCACTATCACTATCACTTAACTATTTCTCCTGCCTGTATTCAGGCCATTTAAGATTTTAAGGGGTTAACACACTAattaaaagtgtgattttttttcaattgaaaGACACCAAATACAAGTCATTTGGTCTAACTATTTAACCAAATATTTTATCATCAATACTCGAtatattaacaaataaaaaatatttggccACTTTGTGAGAGGTTTTGGTTAGAAGAACAGGatgaaatcaaagaaaataaatccagaacctttttttctttgagtaaaTTGCCATTTGCTTTTGAAATTAACATGCAGATTTATTATTTAGTTACCAGATGTCCATTTAGATTCTccaaatttacattttgaaatctgcCTGGATACTtctgtacaaaaacaaaacaaacaaacaaacaaaaaaaaacagtctttatTAGCCAATTACCCTATGTTTCAgacagtatttaaaaaaatgaaacaaaattgttttaaatgcaaattcaTAATACAGCCCCTCATAAAAGGATCTCCATCATGATTAATAAGTTAAATTTTGAGATAAACTGCAGATTCAAAAAATTCTTTGACAGCTacagttttcatcaaaaaaagTGTGAATAAGATAATtggaaagaaaaaactaaaagagAATGAtggttcaattaaaaaaatgtaggaTGAGAAGAATGTACCTCCCAGAGAAGGTTTTTCATGAACCATCATTGGCTGTGTTGGAACCCTGAGGTGAAGGAGGGATCTGAGGCATGAGCAGAAGTAGAGGAGGCTAAACTAATACCTTTGGCTTTTGTGGTGATGAGGTAAGATGGAGGCGTAGGAATATGAGTGGAGAGCAGTTTACTAAAGGTGGAAGTGGTGATCCTGGTTGAACTTGTTGTTTGGACTTGTAGACTTAAAGTCAAAGCTGTCAGCTCAGAGGCTTTAGTTGTTTTCAGCTCTCCTGAGGGTGGAGGCTTGGTTGTTACAGAGGGCACAGGTGAGGCAGGTGTGGAGGTTGGGGTTGCAGCTATATGGTGGGGGAAGTCAAGCTTTGCTGGTTGGGTGTTGGAGCTTTAGTTTCCTCTAAATCTGCAATGTAGAGAACagtcatcaacattttagtcagaAAGGTAAAGCTTGCAATTCACTTTAGTGCTTTCACATAATTGAATGTAATCCTCCATTCTTAGAAACTTTAAATCTACActaaagcataaaaataaaggcaaaagtaAATTAACCATAGTTTGGAGAGCATCGTTTAAAGTTGATCAGGTAAATTGTACCTGATGCATTGAAGCAAAACACCCCAAACTTTGTGTCTGTGCTTGCAGCCCAGCGTACCACTCCTGTGTTTCCTCTTCCACATTTCCCATCAGTTGTAAGTCGTGGGATGACAGCCACCCTCTCAGCTATCCAGCCAAACCTGATAGCACAGTGaatgaagttaaaataattGAATCAGTAGACTAATACAACAGAAAGTGCTTCTACTTGGTGCATTACTTATAAAGAACTTAACTGATTATATTTTATAATCTGATTGCAGGTCATTAAAACAAGtacagcatgaataaatgatGGCTATAAGGCTTCAAATATTCAtaatttctctcattaatctataATCAGTACCCCATGATGAAAAAGGGaaaccagattttttttcaggtcAGTGCTCTGGCTGTGCCACTCCAGCACATTCACAGACTTGTCCCTAAACCActtctgtgttgtcttggctctGTCCTGAGGGTCACTGTCATTTTCAAAGGTGAACCTTTggaccagtctgaggtcctgagcactaaGGAAGAGGTTTTCATTAAGGATATCTCCCTACTTTGCTCAATTCAGCTTttcttcaaccctgaccagtctcccagccATGCTAGAAAGACAACATGCTTCATTGTTGGGATGGTGTTGTGCAGGTGACAAGTATTGCCTGGTTTCTTTTAGACATACCGTTTAGAATTGGGGTCAAACTGTTCAGTCTTGGTgccatcagaccagagaatcttgttcctcaaagtctgagagtccttcggGTGTTTTTATACAAACTCCAAGTAGGCTTTTATGTGTTCTGCACTGTGGAGAGGCCATAAAGGACAGAAcaatggagggctgcagtgatggctggtGGTTGGTTCTAGGAATTTCCCCCATGTCCACaaaggatctctggagctcagtcagagtgaccatcgggttcttggtcaccacTCTCactaaggtccttctccccTAATTGCTCcccttcttccatttgagaatgatgaaggccactgtgctcttgggaaccttcagtgcagtaCAGCAGACATTTATTACAGCCTTTACCACATCTGTggcttgcaacaatcctgtctctgagctttgCAGGAAGcacctttgacctcatggtttggtgATTGAGGACTTCTGTGGAGAGGCGTGTCTTTCCAAATCACtctaatcagtttaatttaccataAGTGGACTCCAAataaagtgtagaaacatctcagcaaagatcaagagacatgggaggaacctgagctacattttaagtgtattttgcaaagggtctgaatacttaagtcaatgtgacatttcagtatttatttctaataattttccaaaatttctaaaattcagttttcactttgtcatgatggggaactgagtgtagattaacaagaatgaaaattgatttaaatgatTGTAGCTTCAGGCAACATTGCAAAATTGAAAACCAAAAATTGATCTCTAAACCTAACAGGTGTCATATTGCCTACATTCAACAAAAGCTTTCAGCCTACTTGAACGTCTCCAGTCCTTGCCGTAGTGCTCGCTCTGTCTGAGCACTTGTCGCCATGGTAACATAAAGAAATGAGCAGGCATCTCTTGCAGCAGTGAAGCTGAATGTGTACACCCGATGAGGCCCTACGCGCTTTGCATAGTCTGCCTATAGGCAGGTGTGGGCCTGTGGTGAAGGCTACTGTGCAGAGAGGCTGTCAGTATTAACTTATCCCATTTATAtccattcacacactgacacagcagtAGGGCTgcacgatttgcaaaaataatctaagtgtgatttttttccccagtattgcgattatgatttgatatgcgattattacTTGGTccctcatcttgtgtattttttaacaaattcaagcaataaatcattctatattataacctaaacttagtcaagcagcatgttttgactttccagggaggacatggctagaaacctccatatggatagatgcatttatgacaatgtgcattgaaacaatgaaattattcagaagAAATTAATCTATAGTAGCAGAAGCTGACTAGGAGGGAGCACCAAGCtctatgctataaaggaggaggctggggtggaggaggtgaagttttgctgcatgatgcatcagcattaatgcaagcaggaatTAGTGAGCAGTACGTCATCTTTAAATGGACTGTTGTGTTGAGAGAAATAGCTGTGATTGGCTTTTGGAGCTGAGAGGCAATAATTGGtatcagctggctatcagccaaTCGCAGCTAGGGGTATGACTTACATGTgctaacgctaagcttcattAATATTAGATAGAATAACCTAGGGTagaatgatgaaaaaatatatctaattaaaattatttttactcatattgcaaatttgatatcaattgttTAATTGAATGaggattattgtttttatgtcactcattttaatgaagaaaaacttacataaaacatgaaattgacaatttttgtaaaccattttctaaaaaatgatgattgaatgtttgcaaaatgtgcatacaaTCTCTACTGCTGCAAagtgaatgtattaaactggtattttgacatatttcaagttaaagcaatattgcaatgtctgtgatttgtaaattgcagcatgccatgttgtgatttaatctcatttgcgattaattgccctgAATTGCAGATCtttatttattgtaatttaACTGCTGTTcatttgtttagtttttgtaaGACAGTCTCCATCAGCTCCTTTGACAGAGTCACCTGATCCAAGGCTGCAGCCTGAGCTGCTCCTGCCAACATGGGTTTCCAggcaacacaaaacaaacatttagcCTGATCTGCTCCAGAACCGTGAACTCTGCATCAGAAGCTACCTTTTTCTTTACTGTAAACACAGCTCACTTAAGTTCTGGTTTTTCTTACAGCTGTAATTTAATCATAAAATGAGTTCAGATGTTTTGGTGTCCCGGCCTCACTATGCCAGCAGGTCTGTGGCTCAGGGAGTCCAAGAAAAGGAATCTCCCATGGAGCCGGAGGTCCTACAACTGTCCTCAGGCTCAGCCACAGCAGGGTACCGGTCTGCTAAATACACCCCTGCAGAGTGGTTTTCCAACTACCACACCATCCTTCAGCAGGCGGGTACTGACCAACACAAAGCCCAAAGCATCCAACAAGAGTCCAAAAGTCTATACCAGGATGCTGAGGCAGCCACTCTGAAGACCCAGGCTGAGGGAACTCGTCTCCTGGGTGAGAGACTACAAGACATCCACTACTGGAAGTCAGAGCTGCAGCGGCACATCGAGCAGCTGCTAGCTGACACACAAGCACTGTCTACATTGAAGACTAGGCTGGAGAAGGCGCTGGATGCCACTGAGACTCCATACGCCATCGCCACAGATAATCTGAACTGCAGAACAAGAAGATTGGGACCAGACCTGGTCAGAGACTCTGTGGAGAAAGAGCTGCTCAAGGTAATTACAACCTCCATAACAAATGCTGTACAGAGAAACAATAAAAGTGAGGCATGGCATCAGGGGAAGCAAAAAATCTGGGGAGGGTGGCTAGGCAGGAGAGGGGTCTAGATTGAGGGTTCTCTTTGGAAAAAGGGAAGGATGATGCCAGcttctgcatttttaaacaaacatacaCAATGGCATGAGGGGTATTTTTTTAAGAGCTTTAACTTCTATATTTCTCTGGTATTATGTGTCTCCACAGATAGTCTAAGGATGGTTAAGGTTTTAAGAAAAACTGAGTTAAACAATGCAAAATATCTTCTACTTATTTctactattattatttctattcaCTAATGAGATCATTTCCACCTGATCAATCACCAAACTCAAGCTGACTACATCTGACACAGAAGTCGGACAAGTTCTACTTAAAGCAACAGCTGTTATTTGCAAAAAATCATCAATCATGTTATCATTATTAGGGCTCCATATTTACCTGCCCCTTTCAGATCAACACCTTTACCTcccagatgacatcatcaccacatccaactctgattggtctgaaatggttaaatgacaaagggtaaaaaaataccaggtaataataaatgaaatatgcaCTTATACAGTAATACACAGTTTTTAAGGCACTAACATATGTGAAAAGGCACTGAttgatacaaaataaaacaaacttttttttgtatgaaGCATTCTGCacatgaattttttaaaatctttgctAAGCATATTGTTTTGGTTATAATGTATTACTAttttatcaaaaagaaaaaaataacacggGGCTTTTACTTGAAGCAAACTATCTTGGTCcttttctgccatttgaaaagatttttgtgtttaagGGGTAAGAGGTATCTATCACtctaaaaaaagttaaaactcaCTGATATGATTCTGAGGTACTTGGTGAATTGTAAATTAAAATCTGGTCACAATTAGAGTTTGTTAACCTGCTGCAATTGGTAAATGAAAATAAGAATTTAGTATTTCAAGcaaataatgttttcattttcattctaaTAATGAATTCTTTGTTGCTTTATCCAGTTTTGAAAAGGtattttgttgcctttttcttttaaacagatCTAACTGAAATAACATGACTTAAGTTGATCAAAACTGTCATACCTGAAACCCATTTATGTATTTATCCAAACAGCAACGTGcagattgataaaaaaaattgattgcTTCAGCTACATTTTACTTCTCTATATGTCCTTTGAGTGATTCTTGGGCTTCTATAAAATTCtgtgtaaaattaaaatgaaactaGTACGGGACGCACTGTGACCCACACTAACATGAACTTGATTGTGTCGCAGGAGGTGGATTTGATACGGAGCATCCAGGCTCTTCTAAAGAGAACTACAGCTCAAGTCGTCAGTCAGATCAAGTGAGTGCTCAAACCCAGttgtaaactttatttttgcatcttctAACCGTGCAGCCATCACAACATGAAGACGATTAAAAGATTAGTAAATATATTTAGATACGCAGCTATAAATAACATCTCTAAAgacattcatttcattttcatagtCACAAATAATGTCTCTAGAGAGTTTTACTTTGTCTCTTTCTTCCCCTCTCCTACATGAATGTGCCTTTGTGTCTGTCAGGATGAACAGAGAGGTCAAGCAGACGCTAGAGATGGACTGGTCTGATAAATACCAGGCCTACAGTTTTGATGACCACAGTGGGAGATATAATAACATGAGCCCCGACACACGGCACCACCCCAGCTCTGCTGCTATGCTGGACCAGTGAGTCAACATGTGTCATGTTCAAACTTTGAAGCAGGGCAGTTTCTAGCTTTGTCGGGGCCCTGTGCAGGATGCTGCTTGGGGGCCCCTAATTTGCTTCACAACAATGGAGAGATTCCTAATCCATTAGATAATCTACAGACATGCCACAATCCAATAGACTTCTTGAGCACAATGGACTGCAGTCATGATAACCTCTCATATTAAATTATTTGTGCTGTTTACCTATATTTTCATCTGTGGGTAGAGCATAACATAGTTTACATTACACTTACTTCAGTTTGTGATATTATGGTTCTTTTGCATAAAACAAGATACTACATCCAACATTTAACTCGGCTGTAGGAATGGAGGCAGGATCATTCAAACAAGCAAACTGTATTGTCACAATAAATATTCtattaaatgtggcaaagagGGAGACTGCAACCAACTCAGTTGAGTCAGCAATAATCCACTGCTGCAGCAGTCCAAAATATTCAACAATAGGCCTAATATCTATTAGCTACTTAATAATAACTAATGTTGTTAATTTTGACCTATAAAATACACTATAAACTTAATAAATTAATCTTGAGTAATCTTAAAGTAATGTTAAGTGGCAAATATTTGAGACATTGCAGACATCTGCACAACAACACCCTCAGTTCATCATGGTGGCTTattttattctgacattttttaagcaTATAAGGGAGCAAGAAAGGTAATTTAAATTCTCCTTAGATGAGAATGAACATTCAGCTTTAGGGACCCCTAGGGACCCCGGCTTGCGGGGCCGTTTGGATTTGCGTAGTCCGCCTATAGCAAGAGACAGCCCTGCTTAGAAGCACATGaaatgtatttatcattttacaaAATAAGAATAACATTTACACATTATCTCCTCTGGTTTTTGTCAGGGTGTCTAACCGCACCGTGTGGATAAAGTTTACTCAAGACAATCTGTTCAAGGCATTACAGGAAGAACAGGCCACCAACAGTCTCCGGTCAGTGTGCTACTCAAAATCAGGTTTTATATGATTCACTGTTAAAAgttttcataaaaacactgattcTTTTCGCATCTGTCAGAGTGCTAGTAGAGCATGTATTGCAGGACACCACAGAGGACCTGAGGGTCCAGTGCTCCAGTGTGGACCGAGCTTTCAGCCAGCGCTGTGAGGAGCTGATAGAGGCCAAGACCCAGCTGGAGTCGAAGCTCACACAGGTATACAAACAACTCAAGGGGCCTTTTTgtcagagatggaaaaagtactagactattgtactcaagtaaaagtaaaattactttggataaaatgtacttaagtagaaCTAAAAGTAGcaatctataaatctactcagtACAAGTAGATTCTACACAGTTCTCATCGAATGTTACatacaaatctttaaaaacagtaaCTATATCTGTGAATGATTTACGAACTGATTAATGGAATggttgtttactgtgtgtagACCTTGGAGCAGATTGGGGCCCAAGAGAGGAACATTGTGGCTTTACAGCAAGCCATCCATAACAAAGAGGCTCCACTGAGAGTCGCCCAGTCCAGACTTTATCTCCGTTCTCTCAGACCCAACATGGAGCTCTGCAGAGACGAACCCCAACTCAggtacacacaaacatacaaacaaagacacCCTGTCCTGTCTTACTCTATCTTTAATAACCATCTCTTCTCATTTGCCTCCTGTGTGTGTAGTTTAGAGGGAGAGGTACAGCAGATTGATGCCACTCTGGCATCTCTGCACCAGCAGCTGAGTGAGGCTCGAGCCTCCCTGGCCCACCTGGAGGAGTCCCGTGTTACAACTGAGAAGGACATTACCTGTAAAACCCACTCCCTGTTCATCGAGAGAAACAAGTGCATGACTCACCGTAAACGATACCCAACTGTCACCACGCTGTCAGGATACTAAACACATGTGGTTTTAAGATTTATCCCCAGGCttaaatgcctttatttgataggtaTATGACAGTAGATGAAGAGGGAAATTTGGTTAACAGTGTGGAGAGCAAGTGGGAAAGGAGCCATGGGTCAGATTTGAACTGACTGCACAGTGGGAGGAACATAGCCTACATTAAGAGGTTGTGACTTACCACTTGACCATTAGGGCCTCCCTTAACACCAGAGTTTTTGCTTGGTTATtgttatatttcatattcaatAAGGATTCTGTTAACaggaaagcttttaaaaaaaatacaggcaCAGAGTCGTATTTGGTCTCAAAGAATGATTATAAAGGACCAGAGATGATAACATAACTGGAAACATTAAGAATAATTTCTCCTTATAAACAATGCTACCTTGTTGCTTTTAGAAATGCACTGCTTCTGATCAGATTCATTCACACTAGCAatgatattaaaacaaaaagactcCACAAGAACTTCTTACAAAGACTCTCATACCTGTTACACTAATAGAACAAGCAGTCATCCGTTGTATGAAGGTAGCAACAAAACTTGATAAAAAAGTAGTCAAACCATGGTAATGTTTTAGAGTAACTCATACCGCTAATATGCAGACATAAAGAAACTGGTATAGAACAAATAGTCTCATGGCATTTTAATTTCGTACAGAAAGGGATGACAAAGCAAAAGCTATTTAGTAAATATGTGTTGGTAAATTAAGCAGGATTCTCGCTGCAGACAATAATTAAGACATAAATTTGTCCCTTAATTGCAGACTATGGTTAGTGTCATGCACACTGCTTGGTTCGTTTTGGCAGAATTGTGTTTAATTACAGACGATCATGTGCTGCAGTCGACTGTGATGCTTCACAGCACTGCTGTAAGATCttcataaatctaaaaaaagaacacattGGTTCATCAAGTTGTTCTGTACATTTATGAGCAGTTTAAATGATACATTCTGAGCATATGCTCCATGCCAAATCTGACTTTGGCACACTTTTTAATCTTCATTATGAGGAGCGTGTAAGGGAAGCTAATTGCGAGCCTAGACTTCTCTTCCTTTATTTGAAAACATGTGGTCTCTTCTGCTCTGGTCCCACAAtgcaaagcaacaaaaagcaGAAGACAAAATCAATAGGCTCTCCCATTCTACTATTTTTACATAAACTCTTATCAAGCTTGATGTCCTTTTTAGAGATTTTCTCATGTTAAAGAGACACTAAGCTCAAGAGCTGAAACATTATATTGGGTTAATGAGAACAGGATGAGATAAGactttgattaaaataaaaactttgataATAAAGTGAGTGGAAAAATAGTCCTTTATGAAATGCAGAACAAGGTCTGGGCCGTCTTTTGGATAAAAACTTTACACTgaacagttgaaggttgttaaaTTTACAATACCAAATAGTTATTTTAACCCTTCTTTTCTGAGTTAATAGAACATATTTAACAGTTTTGAGTTAACAATACTCCTACATTTTGACAATTATGCCTTAATCTGTGTAgctttcccagaatgcctttgggcattagaagctcttgcaccatgagtgaagcaGGCTGAGTTACACTGATAAGAATAATTAGCCCACTCTACCTAGAAAAACCTAGGCAAGTTTTTGCAacaaatttctttctttcttttttttttttttttttttttagctggaTTAATCTTAGTAAAAAGTACTGCTTTGTTGTTGTTCAAggacaaaaaaactgaagtgaaatttatttacattttcaagtagACTCAACAAGACCAATCTGTGAGTGActaaattttttcttttaaatacatGTCATTTCAAATACTCTCAGCTTGTGAAAATGGCTCATGCTCTCAATGCATTCTTATACAATAATTCAAATAATGTAATTTATGATTGGCTCCCAGTAGTGATGTTCATTAGAAACACCTTTCTCAATGCTTGCAGAGGAAATATCTATATTTGTTTTCACACCCTCATGATGTTCCCTTATCAAAAGGATTAGCACACAATGGTTGAATTTTTGACTTCAAAATTATGTCAGATACTTGAACTCATTTTCAGGAAGTCCTCttttcattcatggtgcaaaagtgttgaccatcaaaatcaatgataCAATGGAATCCTAGCTGTGATCTCTGTACAGCattcaacatctaaactcagttgatcacatttaaacacatctaaacataTAAAATAAACACTCATCAtcgcatcatgggaaaattctgcctaCGTGTCCTCAGATTTGAATCCCACCAACCTGATCtatcatcactgccatgtcttcagttagcAGCATATTTAGTCctgattgttagaaaagccatttatcattcatttgaaatacccacaatgcatcacaggGGGCATTTATTCACATTATTGTAGTATTTTGTAGTttgaaacacagaatgaaactgagtaAATATAACAAAGTCAGGCTGGAAGATTGGCTTATATTACCTAAATTATTCCTTTTAGGAAAAAAATTCACTGTGTCTtgaatttttaacaaaaaaacaaaaaaacaaaaaaacaaaaacaaaacaaaacaaaacaaaaaaagataaattaagttaaattaaCTTTTGCCCAGATGCAGAGAAGTGTCATC
Coding sequences within:
- the tekt4 gene encoding tektin-4, translated to MSSDVLVSRPHYASRSVAQGVQEKESPMEPEVLQLSSGSATAGYRSAKYTPAEWFSNYHTILQQAGTDQHKAQSIQQESKSLYQDAEAATLKTQAEGTRLLGERLQDIHYWKSELQRHIEQLLADTQALSTLKTRLEKALDATETPYAIATDNLNCRTRRLGPDLVRDSVEKELLKEVDLIRSIQALLKRTTAQVVSQIKMNREVKQTLEMDWSDKYQAYSFDDHSGRYNNMSPDTRHHPSSAAMLDQVSNRTVWIKFTQDNLFKALQEEQATNSLRVLVEHVLQDTTEDLRVQCSSVDRAFSQRCEELIEAKTQLESKLTQTLEQIGAQERNIVALQQAIHNKEAPLRVAQSRLYLRSLRPNMELCRDEPQLSLEGEVQQIDATLASLHQQLSEARASLAHLEESRVTTEKDITCKTHSLFIERNKCMTHRKRYPTVTTLSGY